Genomic DNA from Coffea arabica cultivar ET-39 chromosome 7e, Coffea Arabica ET-39 HiFi, whole genome shotgun sequence:
ATTGCTGGTGTCCTACTAAgagaatgaaaagtaaaaggaaattagggctgttctttttctttttttatgccAAAGAAAGTTTGAGTAGATTCGACTCCTATCATCCCTATCGTCAAAGCATGTCCCGGAAATTAGGGCATTTCTTtttcaagggataatttcataaacctctcATGAGGTTTCTAATGATTGCAGTCACCGCTCTTGAGGTAAGTAAGAAATTTAATTTAGTTCTTTGCAGAAAAATTAAAGTCATTTTTCAAGGCATCATCATTTTTAAATGTCTGAACCTTTTTAACCTTTGCTAAGTAAGTtgagaagaaattatttttaacaAATGCATTCGTACTAATAGGTTATTTATAAATCTAAGCAAGAAGTCCATTTAAATGACCCAAGAATTGAATATAATGTATTAGGTAAGATGATGTTagaatttttgaataaaataatatttgcaaaatacagttttcttttatctttatgCCTACTTTTCACTTAAGATTGGTAGAGTCGTCAAGCTGTTATAGTCTTTTCATAACACCAAGGGCGGtaaatgtaatttttcaaactttaagGGAAGTGACtgcaattgttagaaaccttaggggagaTTTATGAAATTACCCCCTTTTAAAATTGAATGACCTTGTTGCATAGAACAGACCAGGCATGAGCACCTTGCAAAAGCTAGGTCTCCGGTCTCACACAAAAGTTGCAGTCTACGCGTGCAAAGAAACATCATCTATCCCTTTGAAAGCAATATATATACACAGACACACTGACACCCATAGCTCATCAGACGGTGCCATTTCTATACACAATGTTAAGATAACTAATCAGTTCTAGCCTAAAAAGTCTCTTTAAGCAATCCATCAAATCAAATCCTATACTAGATGTTATCACTGCTGCGCTGCATATCACCTGCAGTACAGATGATCATCTTCCTCAAACTCTGAAACTCCAAGCATAGCTAAAGCTAAATGACTCTTCATTTCACTTTTTGTCTGCTGCAATTGAGAGTAACAGTCACCGACAAAATTGTTAGCCGCCGAAGTAGCTTTCTTTCTGTTTAAGCTATTGGACTTTGCTCCTCTTAATATTGCAACAATCTCATCAATGCTGGGCCTGCGGGATTCTTCGCTGTTTACACACGCATTCGCTGCTTGAACCATCTGGGATATCCGATTCGAGTACTTGTGAGTGAACTTGAGTCGTGGATCCAGCAACTTTTCTAGGGGCCCTTGTTGCACTAATGGTTTTGCCTGGAAGAAGGGCGAAAGGGAATCTTCAGTTTTCCATTTCTACTTGAATAAGAAATAGGGGCGAAAAATATCTAAGAAAATAGGAACAACAAAGAGTTGAAACTTATTTGCTTTCTCCCCTCGTCCAAATTCACTGCGTTTGTTGACCTTGCACCTAACATTCCTTGGCATACACGCCCAACAGACATGCTGATCAAATCTTGACAATACCCAATAGTTATTACAGAGGGACCAATTACCTATTTAGCAAGGTTTCACTTAGTTTGAAAGATTAAAATCAAGGCAAACTATTATGATATCATATTATGTTTGTCGCCATGAGCAATCACTGTAGATGTAGATAAGAAtatgatttggagttgttttcaaAGAATCTCGTGACCGAAACTGCTAAGATGCAAGAATGCTGTTTATCAGCACAATAAACACATCCATTCGAACCTAGGGAAGAAACGAACAAGACTAGGCATTTGTGATGTAAATCTAACCATTAGCAAGAATACTTGCGATCATATCCCCAGAAAATGATTGATTGACCGAACCAGACATTATGGTGCACCATCAACAATCTACTTAAAAATGTGGTGAAATATGTGCTATCTTCAGTGCATCTATAATTATTAGACAAAGAGAATAGCAGGCTGTGTAGCAGATTAGGTGGTAAATGAATTGATGGCCTACCCATAAAACCAAATTTTCTTCTCCGGGTCCTCTTTTTGCCTCGATAGGTTTCCTGCCGGTGATGAGTTCCAAAAGGACAACCCCAAAGGCATATACATCGGTCTTATCAGAGACCTTGCCGTGCTGAAAATACTCGGGTGCTAAATATCTGTCATTAGTCCGTCCATGAAAAAAGTCAGTCCGAGTCACATATTCCTATTTGTCAACACTTACTTATCAGTTTTTCTGATATAATTCATACCCGAATGTTCCTTTCACAGTCTTGCAGAGGAAGGGCAAGGAGGGTGCAGGAGTCCACGTAGCTAATCCAAAGTCACACAACTGCATACATCACAGTAGAGGATTAGAATAGCACAGCATTATTGAATAGAAATAGTAATAAAACCCATTAGGTCCAACTAAATGGCTAAACagacaatttaaaaaaaaaaaaaaaaaagttacagtTGGAAGGTGACCAAAGATCAGCAAAATGAAATTTCTTCCTAGTTCCTACCTTAGGTGTCTTCCTGGAAGTAAGAAGGATGTTTGAGGGCTTGATGTCCCTATGAACAATACATCTTTCTGTCCCATTATGTAAATAACTAATTGCCTCTGCAATACCAACAGCAACCCTGTATCTAGCAGACCATGGAAGTGCCGGACCACCCCTCactccccttttcttttctgcaaACAAATTTCTCCAAATCAGACAAGAAACTTCACCATAAATTGAGCCCGCGTTTGAGATAAAAGGACAAGAAATCATACCATGTAAATATCGCTCCAAGCTTCCTCCAGACACATATTTGTAGACCAAAAACAGACCCTCCTCAGGATCAATGCAAAAACCCACAAGAGGAACAATGTAAGGGTTGTGGAGAGAACTAGCAATCATCAATTCCCTGCAAAATGCCTTTGAAGATTCCTTGTCTTCCTTATCCAACCGCTTAATTGCCACAGCAGTCCTCAAAAGTCCAACTCTTCCTCTAAAAACACAGCTCAATGCACCTCTACCCAAAACTCTACCTAAACAAAAAACAAACGCAACAAGATCAGTCAAAATCACAAGCACATCAATCAAAACAAAAACTGACAAAAGGGATTCGATTAAAAGTTCACCACTTTTAAGTACCTGTAGAAAAATTGCAAGTTGCATAAACGATTTCGGCATAGCTGAACCTAATCAAATAATGTGCCACAGGAGAAATGCTCCTTTCAAGGGACTCAATTCTCTTCCACTTTAACTCTCTAGACTTGGAATCAATCACCCCATTATCCAAATTCACCATCAAAACAGTAGCAGAAGAAGACTTGTTCATCACATTCATTGATTCAAGCTCAACTTGAGAACAAAAACTGAACCTGAAAGAGGAGTGCACTGACTGAGGCTCAGCACTATTCAACTCTGCCCCACAGCCACCAGACTCTGCAAGCAACCAAGCCTTATTATGCTCCAAACTGTTCCCACCCTTATCTTTCTCCTCCTCATCCTTGCCGGAACCTCGCCGCCGGTGATGTGGAATAAAGCAACCCAAACCAAAATCCCAGATCATCTTATACAATAAAGATTTGATTTTTATCTCATCATCATCATAGTAATCACAATATTTATCATCATCAGGGGCGGCCAAAGTTGAAGTCTTTGATGAAAATGAGTTGCGCAGAGGGACTATAGAGTTAGTGCAATTACTTCTTGAAAACACCATTTTGAGAGCGGATCTCAAAAAGTGCACAAAAACCCAGAAACCAAAAAGTTAGAAAGAATAAAGGTGGAGAGAGATGAGTGACGGACGTAGAAAAAAGTTGAAGCAACTTTGCTTCAAGGGTAGGAGAGAATTAAAACTCAACAAATGCAAAAACAAATTGTCTTGGGCAACTGGATTTACTAATACTATTTAAGcattaaaaaaaagggggaTTCCTTAATTTATCATGTTAGTAACGGGAGATGGTGAGAGATGGTCCCAATAGGCTCAAAAGTTAATGGCATTATACTAAAGAGCAAGAGATgtatgaatgaatgaatgaat
This window encodes:
- the LOC113701168 gene encoding probable serine/threonine-protein kinase PBL7 isoform X1, with the protein product MVFSRSNCTNSIVPLRNSFSSKTSTLAAPDDDKYCDYYDDDEIKIKSLLYKMIWDFGLGCFIPHHRRRGSGKDEEEKDKGGNSLEHNKAWLLAESGGCGAELNSAEPQSVHSSFRFSFCSQVELESMNVMNKSSSATVLMVNLDNGVIDSKSRELKWKRIESLERSISPVAHYLIRFSYAEIVYATCNFSTGRVLGRGALSCVFRGRVGLLRTAVAIKRLDKEDKESSKAFCRELMIASSLHNPYIVPLVGFCIDPEEGLFLVYKYVSGGSLERYLHEKKRGVRGGPALPWSARYRVAVGIAEAISYLHNGTERCIVHRDIKPSNILLTSRKTPKLCDFGLATWTPAPSLPFLCKTVKGTFGYLAPEYFQHGKVSDKTDVYAFGVVLLELITGRKPIEAKRGPGEENLVLWAKPLVQQGPLEKLLDPRLKFTHKYSNRISQMVQAANACVNSEESRRPSIDEIVAILRGAKSNSLNRKKATSAANNFVGDCYSQLQQTKSEMKSHLALAMLGVSEFEEDDHLYCR
- the LOC113701168 gene encoding probable serine/threonine-protein kinase PBL7 isoform X2 gives rise to the protein MVFSRSNCTNSIVPLRNSFSSKTSTLAAPDDDKYCDYYDDDEIKIKSLLYKMIWDFGLGCFIPHHRRRGSGKDEEEKDKGGNSLEHNKAWLLAESGGCGAELNSAEPQSVHSSFRFSFCSQVELESMNVMNKSSSATVLMVNLDNGVIDSKSRELKWKRIESLERSISPVAHYLIRFSYAEIVYATCNFSTGRVLGRGALSCVFRGRVGLLRTAVAIKRLDKEDKESSKAFCRELMIASSLHNPYIVPLVGFCIDPEEGLFLVYKYVSGGSLERYLHEKKRGVRGGPALPWSARYRVAVGIAEAISYLHNGTERCIVHRDIKPSNILLTSRKTPKLCDFGLATWTPAPSLPFLCKTVKGTFGYLAPEYFQHGKVSDKTDVYAFGVVLLELITGRKPIEAKRGPGEENLVLWVIGPSVITIGYCQDLISMSVGRVCQGMLGARSTNAVNLDEGRKQISFNSLLFLFS